Genomic window (Prosthecochloris aestuarii DSM 271):
GGTCATATGATGGTTTTTTACAGGAGATCCAATCATATCTAAGCAATCTACCATCTCAACTGCTTCAAGGTTTGGGGCAGAGAGCTCGCGACCTATACAATTCATTTAATCGTGATGACTTACCAGTAGACTTATTGCAAAGCCTTTGGCTGCCAGTTGTTGAAAACGGGAAGATTGAACTTGAGTTTCAGGGGCAATTAGGGGTTCGTTATGATGCATTAACACTGCTTAGCGAAGGGCACATTAAGTGTTTGGGGTTGGCTATCCTACTCGCAAAGAATATTGAAGAAAGTTGCTCTTTCGTTATTTTTGATGACGTAGTAAATGCTATTGATGATGACCATAGAAATGGGATCTGGAGAACATTCTTCGAAGATGGTTTGTTGGATGGAAAGCAGGTCATCTTAACTTCTCACGCTGAGGAATTCCTTCATAGAATCCAACAAGAGCTTGGTGCGGCACGTGCAGGTGATATAGCACTGTATAAATTTTTGCCGCATCAAGGGGAGCATCACTTACGTGTTGATACTAACCCTCCCTCAAAGAACTACGTTCTTAAAGCCCAGCAGGCATTTGCTAATGATGATAAGCGAGAAACTCTTTATTACTCTCGGGCAGCTATAGAAAGCCTAACAGACCGGTTATGGACTTGGATGGGAAAACGTGGAGATGGGCGTATTGAACTTAAACTTAGTGGGCCAAGATCACCTTGGGAATTGAATAATAAGTGCAATAAAATTCGTTCTGCCTTAAGAAGGAATCAGAATCAGTCTAATGCAATTATTTCCTCTCTGATAGCTCTAGATGCATTATTAGGAGTGGCTGGCAGCTCAATAGAATGGGGATACCTAAATAGTGGAACTCATGATTCTCAGCGAGATGGCGAGTTTGATCGCTCGGCTGTTGAAACTATTGTCCAAGCTGTTGGGACATTAGATCAAGCGTTAACGGATCTTCAAAATGGGCGATAAACAAGTAGCACATAACAAGTCAAAGCACTCGGGCGCAGCAAAGCTGCGCCGGTGTTTGAGGCGTTAGGCGTTGGCTCCGCAGGAGGACAAAACCATGGGTGAATCAAGAGAGCGGGACGTGAGCCCGAAAAAATGGACCACTTGGTTGTAGAAAAAAAGCTTAAACTCAACCAAGGAGGAATAGGTCATGAAAACCAAGCGTTACAGCACGGAACAGATCATCGGGATCCTGAAAGAAGCCGAGGCAGGCATGCCGGTCAAGGAGCTCTGCCGCAAGTACGGCGTCAGCGAGGCACAGCGTCTCAAGGAGCTTGAAAGCGAGAATCATCGTTTGAAGAAGCTGCAGCAAAGTAGGGGACGTTGTTCATTATCAACAATAAGTCATTCGTCCACAGTCTTGCCATTGTAATCTGCATCGGCCATAGTTGCGGTGCGTTTGTCTGTTGGTCGAACCCTTGCGGGGTATATTTGCAAAATATACCCCGCAAGGGTATAACTGTGGTTGCCCGGTGTGAACCGCTTACTTTCCCTCCGCCGCCCGCCGCAGGCGGTCGCGGAGGGCCTGGCCGATGCCTTCGGGCGGGGGCATCTCGCAGAAGATGGTCCTGATGTGCTCACGGTCGCACTCGCGGAAAAAGCGGAACAGCCGGTGGGCGTATTCCCCGGCGTCGTCGCAGCGGCAGGTAACGGCCGCGCCTTCCGGAGGAGGCGATAGCCCGATCCAGGCGGTTTCTTTCCCTCCCTCGCATACTCCGTACTCCTCTCCGCACAGCCTGATCTCAGCCGAGGGGGCGTAGTGCGGGTATTTCAGGCCGGGGCTTTTCGGCTGAGCGTGCTCCTCGATCGCGGCCGGGCCGAGCAGGCCGGGGACGATCGCGCGCAGCTCGTCGAGGCTGATGGCGCCCGCCCTGAGCAGCCGGGGCGGTTCGGTCGCGCAGTCCACGATCGTCGATTCGAGGCCGATGGCGCTTTGTTCTCCCCTGAGAATGCAATTGATTTTTCCGTTCAGGTCCTCATGGACCGATTTCCAGTCAGTCGAACTCGGTTTGCCCGACAGGTTCGCCGAGGGTGCGGCCACAGGGTGGCGGCACTCTCTGAGGAACGCTCTTGTGACGGGATGCCGCGGGCAGCGGACTCCCACCGTGGGGAGCCCTGCGGTGACGAGCGGCGAAATCCGGGACTGTTTGCAGAGCACAAGCGTCAGCGGACCGGGAAAAAAGCGGTCCATGAGCTTTCTCGCTGTTTCGGGTATGGAAGCGGCGACTTTTTCCACTTCTTTCGGTGAATACACGTGAACGATGAGAGGGTTGTCGCCCGGTCTTCCTTTGGCCAGGAAGATACGTTGCACGGCATCATCGTTGGTGATATCGGCCCCGAGGCCATAGACGGTTTCGGTTGGAAATGCTACGATTTGGCCACGATTGATGAAGTCGGCAGCTTCTCTCGGAGAGTCTGTAATGAGTGTCTGCATGATCGATCTGCTGTGCGTCTATGGGCAGAATGAGAGTGCGGGGATGTCGCCCGGTTGCAGGATGAGATAAAAGAGATAGCCTGCCAGCGCGCTCGTTAACGGAATGGTGAGATTGTCATCGATTTTAAATTTGCCGATTCGCAGCGAAAGCGCTTCGATGAGGGTGGCCGTTACAGCCATCACAATGCCAGCGACAGGGTCGAGCCCGGGTATGATGGCTATGATGACAAGTGCGGAAATGAGAAATGCTGCGCTTCCCTCTATGCTTTTTTCGCCAATGCGATGGGTTCCGAATTTTTTCCCGACAAGCGCGGCAAGCGTGTCGGACACCGCCACCAGTGAAAATGCTGTTATAGCAAGAATCTTGGGAAAAAGAAGAACCAGCAGTAACGCTGAAAGCGTGATAAATGTCGCTCCGTTGAAGTGGATGTGCTGCGTTTCGAGTTCGTGTTGGCGAAGCATGGCATCAAAGGTGTTGTGGTACCAGGATGCTATGGGCGGAACGATATTTTTCAGAATATCGACAATGAAAAAACCGGCAAAGAGCGGAATGAGGAGCATAAGGGCAACTTCTCTGCTGGTATGACAGTATATGATCGCGATGGAGAGCGAGGAGAGGTGTATGATCTTACGGGCAATTTCAAACCTGAAGGGCTTGTGTTCATTTTCCGGTGTGCCTGACAGTGTCATGATGGTGCGCTATGTCTCTATCCCTTGAGGGACGTGTGTTCACATAAAAACAAGGCTCTTGCGGTATGCAAGATACATATTGAGCCTGATATGATTGAACAAATATACAAGGATTTAACTGGTTGAGGATCGATCATACTTGCTGAGTTTACTTTTTTTTCGTGCTGTGCGTTTCGTTGTTGTTTATGCCGCGAAAGGCCTTCTTTGTTCGGCGCAAACCCTGTCTTGACAGATTTTTACAGGAGAGCATGCCGCGCCATTATTTATTCCATCGAAAACTTGTATTTTACAGACCTTTGAACAGCAGATTGAAGAGCTCTTTTTTATGATCAGAGAACATATGAGAATTGCTGCAATTGACCTCGGGACCAATTCCTTTCATATGGTCATTGTCGAGGAGAGCAGTGGGAAGGGGATTGTCGAGATTGACCGGGTCAAGGATATGATCTGTATCGGACGCGGCAGTATATCGACGAAAATGCTCAATGAGGATGCTATGGATGCGGGGGTTGCGACCCTGAAGCGCTTTGTTCTGCTGGCTTCCCGTCACGGTGTTTCGATTGATAATATTATTGCTTTTGCCACCAGTGCCATCAGGGAAGCTCGTAATAAAGATATTTTTCTGCAGAAGGTGCTTGACGAAACCGGTCTTCATGTCAAGGTTATTTCAGGACCTGAAGAGGCGGAGTTTATATATTATGGCGTGCGCAATGCCGTGACATTCACTGAGAAACCGGATCTTCTGTTCGACATAGGCGGTGGATCCGTTGAGTTCATTATTGCCGATAACTGTCATGTTCATCTGCTCGAAAGCCGGAAAATCGGTGTCGCAAGGATGCTCGAGCGCTTTATCACCACTGATCCGATCTCGAAGCATGAGCTCAATCTTCTCGACCAGTTTTTCTGTGCCGAGCTGCATTCTTCGGTTGAAAAAGCCCGTGAACTGAAGGTTCATAGAGCTATTGCCTCATCAGGAACGGCTCAGAATATAGCGCGGATGATCCGTTTTCTGACCGGTCGTGACAGTGAGGTGGTGCTCAATAACAGCTCCTTTTCACGCAAGGAGTTCCAGAAACTCTACCGCCAGGTTATCGGACTTTCAGCTTCAGAGCGAAGCAAGCTTACAGGTCTTGATGAAAAAAGGGTTGATC
Coding sequences:
- a CDS encoding L-threonylcarbamoyladenylate synthase yields the protein MQTLITDSPREAADFINRGQIVAFPTETVYGLGADITNDDAVQRIFLAKGRPGDNPLIVHVYSPKEVEKVAASIPETARKLMDRFFPGPLTLVLCKQSRISPLVTAGLPTVGVRCPRHPVTRAFLRECRHPVAAPSANLSGKPSSTDWKSVHEDLNGKINCILRGEQSAIGLESTIVDCATEPPRLLRAGAISLDELRAIVPGLLGPAAIEEHAQPKSPGLKYPHYAPSAEIRLCGEEYGVCEGGKETAWIGLSPPPEGAAVTCRCDDAGEYAHRLFRFFRECDREHIRTIFCEMPPPEGIGQALRDRLRRAAEGK
- a CDS encoding diacylglycerol/polyprenol kinase family protein is translated as MTLSGTPENEHKPFRFEIARKIIHLSSLSIAIIYCHTSREVALMLLIPLFAGFFIVDILKNIVPPIASWYHNTFDAMLRQHELETQHIHFNGATFITLSALLLVLLFPKILAITAFSLVAVSDTLAALVGKKFGTHRIGEKSIEGSAAFLISALVIIAIIPGLDPVAGIVMAVTATLIEALSLRIGKFKIDDNLTIPLTSALAGYLFYLILQPGDIPALSFCP
- a CDS encoding Ppx/GppA phosphatase family protein, which codes for MIREHMRIAAIDLGTNSFHMVIVEESSGKGIVEIDRVKDMICIGRGSISTKMLNEDAMDAGVATLKRFVLLASRHGVSIDNIIAFATSAIREARNKDIFLQKVLDETGLHVKVISGPEEAEFIYYGVRNAVTFTEKPDLLFDIGGGSVEFIIADNCHVHLLESRKIGVARMLERFITTDPISKHELNLLDQFFCAELHSSVEKARELKVHRAIASSGTAQNIARMIRFLTGRDSEVVLNNSSFSRKEFQKLYRQVIGLSASERSKLTGLDEKRVDLIIPGLILIDVIFRLFKLREIVISDYALREGMVIHHLAQHGPGSSSTTSCQVDIRRESIMELAYRCHWDKAHSSHIAMLCLQLFDELQPLHDFDATDRELLEYAALLHNIGTFISISAHHKHSQYIIINGELRGFTPLEITIIANIARYHRKSSPSEKHELYAQLKPRHRKTVDMLAAILRIANGLDRGHRCAISSIHAEIDREQINFCLESRDEPDIEIWAACRMKSLLESVTGRTIAFRFLGGQ